In one window of Geotrypetes seraphini chromosome 3, aGeoSer1.1, whole genome shotgun sequence DNA:
- the NKX2-4 gene encoding homeobox protein Nkx-2.4: MSLSPKHTTPFSVTDILSPIEETYKKFGGMDGAGNLSSPLGAYRHNQISQAGMQQHAMGHNATVATTYHMPHGVSQFSHSAMGGYCNGSIGNMGDIPSYQDTMRNGATATGWYGANADPRYSTISRFMGPSTGMNMAGMGTLTGIAEAAKSMAPLHATPRRKRRVLFSQAQVYELERRFKQQKYLSAPEREHLASMIHLTPTQVKIWFQNHRYKMKRQAKDKVTQQLQQENNLCQQQSPRRVAVPVLVKDGKPCQNNSSISTAGQPQQNGSSGAPDLEEMSPSPPTLHNQVASMAPMDTSSVDYNGGMVNPNLLYGRTW; this comes from the exons ATGTCGTTGAGCCCAAAGCATACGACGCCCTTTTCAGTGACTGACATCCTGAGCCCTATTGAAGAGACGTACAAGAAGTTTGGTGGCATGGATGGCGCAGGGAACCTGAGTTCTCCTCTGGGAGCCTATCGACACAACCAGATCTCTCAGGCAGGGATGCAGCAGCACGCTATGGGCCACAACGCCACCGTGGCGACCACTTACCACATGCCACATGGCGTCTCACAGTTCTCGCATAGCGCCATGGGAGGCTACTGCAATGGGAGCATTGGCAATATGGGAGACATCCCTTCTTACCAAGATACCATGAGGAACGGCGCAACTGCTACAGGCTGGTACGGAGCCAACGCAGACCCCAGATACTCGACAa TTTCTAGATTCATGGGACCTTCCACCGGTATGAACATGGCTGGCATGGGCACGCTGACAGGAATAGCCGAGGCTGCAAAGTCCATGGCACCTCTCCACGCTACCCCGAGGAGAAAAAGAAGAGTTCTCTTCTCTCAAGCACAAGTTTACGAACTAGAAAGGCGATTCAAACAACAAAAATACCTCTCTGCTCCCGAGAGGGAGCACCTGGCTAGTATGATTCACCTTACACCAACACAAGTCAAGATCTGGTTTCAAAATCACAGGTACAAAATGAAAAGACAAGCAAAGGATAAAGTCACCCAGCAGCTTCAGCAAGAGAATAATCTGTGCCAGCAACAGTCACCTCGGAGGGTGGCAGTGCCAGTTTTGGTAAAAGATGGAAAGCCCTGCCAAAACAACTCCAGCATATCAACGGCTGGTCAGCCCCAGCAAAATGGTTCCAGCGGG GCTCCGGATTTAGAAGAGATGTCACCAAGTCCTCCTACTCTCCACAATCAAGTTGCCAGCATGGCTCCAATGGACACGTCGAGTGTAGATTATAACGGAGGCATGGTGAACCCGAACCTGCTTTATGGCAGGACGTGGTAA